One genomic segment of Desulfocapsa sulfexigens DSM 10523 includes these proteins:
- the queD gene encoding 6-carboxytetrahydropterin synthase QueD — protein MYDIFIKTHFAGAHHLRNYPGDCENPHGHNWKIKVTVRATQVDELGMGIDFKVLKKIVNTAVDMLDHRDLNEHPAFQDRNPSSEHIAAFLYDTLYPDLKHDRYKLHCVEVWETETSGLIFYGPDAS, from the coding sequence ATGTACGATATATTTATTAAGACCCATTTTGCCGGTGCCCATCATTTACGAAACTATCCCGGCGACTGCGAAAATCCCCATGGTCACAACTGGAAAATTAAGGTTACTGTCCGGGCCACACAAGTAGACGAGCTTGGTATGGGCATAGATTTCAAGGTATTAAAGAAAATTGTAAACACTGCGGTTGATATGCTTGACCACCGAGACTTGAATGAACATCCGGCTTTTCAGGATCGCAACCCGTCATCCGAGCATATTGCTGCATTCCTTTATGATACCTTGTATCCAGATCTGAAGCATGACAGATACAAGCTGCACTGTGTTGAAGTATGGGAAACAGAAACTTCCGGTCTAATCTTTTATGGGCCCGATGCCAGCTAA
- a CDS encoding radical SAM protein, with protein MPANIKISEIFYSIQGESSYAGLPCIFIRLSGCNLRCNYCDAAYTWEEGDPWSIDSILAKVNSYPCDLVEVTGGEPLLQKNCPELLAGLSTQGKKTLLETNGSIAINAIPDETIAILDVKCPDSGSKDSFHPDNLLLIRNRLAATPGSAELKFVLSTQDDYIWAKNFISQHQLVGLLPILFSPVQPGVTAQDLADWILKDGLDVRLQIQLHTILWPTISRGV; from the coding sequence ATGCCAGCTAACATTAAGATTTCAGAAATCTTCTACTCCATACAGGGGGAATCGAGCTATGCCGGTCTCCCCTGTATATTTATTCGGTTAAGTGGCTGTAACCTGCGCTGCAACTATTGCGATGCTGCCTACACCTGGGAAGAAGGAGATCCGTGGAGTATTGACTCTATTCTTGCAAAAGTGAACTCCTATCCATGTGATCTTGTTGAAGTCACCGGAGGAGAGCCCCTCTTGCAAAAGAACTGTCCTGAGCTACTTGCAGGACTTTCCACACAGGGGAAAAAAACACTTCTTGAAACCAATGGGTCCATAGCTATCAATGCAATTCCTGATGAAACAATTGCCATCCTGGACGTAAAATGTCCCGATAGCGGCTCAAAAGACAGCTTTCACCCGGACAATCTCTTACTGATACGAAATCGCCTGGCTGCAACCCCTGGCTCAGCTGAGCTGAAGTTTGTACTATCAACACAGGATGACTACATCTGGGCAAAGAATTTTATCAGCCAGCATCAGCTCGTTGGTTTACTGCCCATTCTTTTCTCACCCGTGCAACCAGGCGTAACAGCACAGGACCTTGCTGACTGGATTTTGAAGGATGGTTTGGATGTACGTTTGCAGATTCAGCTTCACACCATACTTTGGCCCACTATCAGTCGTGGTGTTTAG
- a CDS encoding DUF1015 domain-containing protein codes for MAFVAPFKGIYFNVEKTGSLDDVVTPPYDVISENAVESYTAKNPYSMIRLDITKNPGGAVGSDKRYQNVADLFQKWLDQDVLRRDKQAALYLYTVQYKHPSGKMLTRKGVVTLVGLSEFDEGVVKPHEETFESVISDRLRLLDATKAQFSQIFSLYSDEENRVLSLLDAAKEHDPMGSITDGDGCIHSLYRVTDGAVIMQVQDFFMDKALYIADGHHRYRTALSYRRLERERNPDFSEKDPANHIMMYLCPMEDPGLSVLPTHRLLHWPGKLSVDALMNRLAPFFELDEITGGTREVLLCEVFSRMEEEEQKTVDKRTTFGVYHPGEDRCFLLTTRPEAYESLKEKPAQLQELDVVVLSDVIVQGALELDHHRCEEENLIHYFSDPDEAIDEAVKKCATQESQTHLLFVMNPTRVKQVQQVADEKLIMPHKSTYFYPKIMTGLLFNQQISGEEVDRLS; via the coding sequence ATGGCCTTTGTAGCACCCTTTAAGGGCATATATTTTAATGTTGAAAAAACGGGCAGTCTCGATGATGTCGTCACTCCTCCCTATGATGTGATCAGTGAAAATGCTGTGGAATCGTACACGGCCAAAAATCCCTATTCCATGATTCGTCTCGATATCACAAAGAATCCCGGTGGGGCAGTCGGCTCGGATAAACGGTACCAGAATGTCGCTGATCTTTTCCAAAAATGGCTGGATCAGGATGTCTTGAGACGTGACAAACAGGCCGCTTTGTATCTCTATACGGTGCAGTATAAGCATCCTTCCGGGAAAATGCTCACCAGAAAAGGTGTTGTTACTCTTGTCGGTCTGTCCGAGTTCGATGAAGGGGTGGTTAAACCTCATGAAGAGACCTTTGAATCGGTTATCAGCGACAGGCTGCGGTTGCTCGATGCCACCAAGGCCCAGTTCAGCCAGATATTTTCACTTTACAGCGATGAGGAAAACAGGGTCCTGTCCCTGCTCGATGCCGCAAAAGAACACGATCCCATGGGGAGTATTACCGACGGCGATGGCTGTATCCATTCTCTCTACCGTGTGACCGATGGGGCTGTAATCATGCAGGTACAGGATTTCTTTATGGATAAGGCACTGTACATCGCCGATGGGCATCATCGGTATCGCACTGCGCTCTCCTACAGAAGGCTGGAGAGGGAACGAAATCCTGATTTTTCAGAAAAAGATCCTGCCAATCACATCATGATGTACCTTTGTCCTATGGAAGATCCAGGTCTTTCAGTACTCCCAACCCATCGTCTCCTGCATTGGCCCGGAAAGCTTTCAGTTGATGCATTAATGAATCGTTTAGCACCTTTTTTTGAACTTGATGAAATTACCGGTGGCACCAGAGAAGTGTTACTCTGTGAGGTTTTTTCCAGAATGGAAGAAGAAGAGCAGAAGACTGTAGATAAACGAACAACTTTTGGCGTGTACCATCCCGGCGAAGATCGTTGCTTTTTACTTACAACAAGGCCTGAAGCATATGAATCCCTGAAAGAAAAACCAGCTCAGTTACAGGAGCTTGACGTGGTAGTGCTTTCAGATGTGATTGTTCAGGGTGCTCTGGAACTCGACCATCACCGTTGTGAAGAGGAAAACCTGATTCACTACTTCAGTGACCCTGACGAGGCTATTGATGAAGCCGTAAAAAAATGTGCAACCCAGGAGAGTCAAACCCATCTGCTCTTTGTGATGAATCCGACCCGGGTGAAGCAGGTACAGCAGGTTGCCGATGAAAAGTTAATCATGCCTCATAAATCCACATATTTTTATCCGAAAATTATGACCGGATTACTCTTTAATCAGCAAATATCCGGTGAAGAAGTCGACCGGCTTAGCTGA